One part of the Populus alba chromosome 18, ASM523922v2, whole genome shotgun sequence genome encodes these proteins:
- the LOC118062677 gene encoding uncharacterized protein, with protein sequence MEMVEADSSAEKLYSLNPNRISNEDILFCIDIGPESLVEMKSTGPGGKPLTRLDSIKQAILVFINAKLSINPDHRFAFSTLAKTASWLRKEFSSDVESAAAALRGLSAASASSSGPPDLTQLFRVAAHEAKKSYAQNRILRVILIYCRSSVQPQHQWPVSQKLFTLDVMYLHDKPGPDNCPQEVYDALVDTLEHVSQYEGYIHETGQGVRILLRYMSVLLSHPQQRCTQDMMDLPKSLTKRSPTCDPANCEEGAPISSQ encoded by the exons ATGGAGATGGTAGAAGCAGACAGCTCTGCAGAAAAATTATACAGTCTGAATCCAAATCGAATAAGCAACGAAGACATTTTGTTTTGCATAGACATCGGCCCAGAATCTCTTGTGGAAATGAAATCCACAGGACCCGGTGGCAAACCCCTCACTAGACTGGACTCAATCAAGCAAGCTATTCTTGTCTTTATCAACGCCAAGCTCTCTATCAACCCTGATCACCGCTTCGCTTTTTCCACTCTCGCCAAAACCGCTTCTTGg CTGCGGAAAGAGTTCAGCAGTGATGTCGAGTCTGCAGCTGCTGCTCTCAGGGGGCTTTCGGCAGCTTCGGCTTCATCATCTGGTCCACCAGACCTTACTCAATTATTTCGTGTAGCAGCTCATGAAGCAAAGAAATCCTATGCACAAAATCGGATATTGAGAGTG ATTCTGATATACTGCAGATCATCTGTACAACCTCAACATCAATGGCCTGTTAGCCAGAAACTCTTCACATTGGATGTGATGTACCTCCATGACAAGCCTGGACCTGACAACTGCCCCCAGGAGGTTTATGATGCACTTGTTGATACTCTCGAACATGTTTCCCAGTATGAGGGTTACATTCATGAGACTGGGCAGGGGGTGCGAATCCTCCTCCGTTACATGTCAGTGCTATTGTCACACCCTCAGCAGCGTTGCACACAAGACATGATGGACTTGCCCAAGTCTCTTACAAAGAGATCACCTACATGTGATCCAGCCAATTGTGAAGAAGGGGCTCCTATATCCAGCCAGTGA
- the LOC118062676 gene encoding IQ domain-containing protein IQM1, translated as MGLSFSLLLSAWSAILGHKFFGSKDTVEKIVVRSLSFARKDGEMGSRTNSFKKDVSETIGKGDGSDKLSLERSLSFNHWDSDEIKAKPSDSSRSSNSLKIKGHETVHITKPTISLPEPPVIFFSPRPISELDAAATKLQKVYKSYRTRRNLADCAVVVEELWWKALDFAALKRSSVSFFNIEKHETAISKWARASTRVAKLGKGLSKDEKAQKLALQHWLEAIDPRHRYGHNLHFYYDVWFDSRSTQPFFYWLDIGDGKEVNLEKCPRSKLQSQCIQYLGPKEREAFEVNVESGKLVYRQTGLLVNTTDDTRWIFVLSTSRSLYVGQKKKGVFQHSSFLAGGATTAAGRLVSEDGVLQAIWPYSGHYLPTEDNFKEFISFLEEHNVDLTNVKRCSIDDDDSSFKVTDEECKQEEMKETTTNTKANEVDGPIDNNNKKTTSDQQDNMEVNAAMLQAPAFDLSKRLSCKWASGYGPRIGCVRDYPADLQSRALEQVNLSPRIHPGLAGSCVPIPSPRPSPKVRVSPRLAYMGLPSPRVAVSTC; from the exons ATGggcctttctttttcattactcTTGTCTGCATGGTCTGCGATTCTGGGACACAAGTTTTTCGGCTCAAAGGATACTGTCGAAAAGATTGTTGTAAGGTCCCTCAGCTTTGCAAGGAAAGATGGAGAAATGGGTTCAAGGACAAACAGCTTCAAGAAAGATGTTTCAGAAACCATTGGAAAGGGTGATGGGTCAGATAAATTGAGTTTAGAGAGATCATTAAGCTTTAACCACTGGGATTCCGATGAAATCAAGGCTAAACCATCCGATTCATCCAGAAGTTCAAACTCTCTAAAGATAAAAGGTCATGAAACAGTCCACATAACAAAGCCTACAATATCACTCCCTGAACCACCTGTGATCTTCTTTTCTCCAAGACCTATTAGTGAGCTTGATGCTGCTGCAACTAAACTTCAAAAAGTCTACAAGAGTTACAGGACTAGGAGGAACCTTGCAGATTGTGCAGTTGTTGTTGAGGAACTCTG GTGGAAGGCCTTGGATTTTGCAGCTTTGAAAAGGAGCTCGGTATCATTCTTCAACATAGAGAAACATGAAACTGCAATATCTAAGTGGGCCAGGGCCAGCACAAGGGTTGCTAAG CTTGGAAAGGGTTTGTCCAAGGATGAGAAGGCTCAAAAGTTGGCCCTGCAACACTGGCTTGAAGCT ATCGATCCACGCCATCGTTATGGACACAATTTACACTTCTATTACGATGTTTGGTTTGACAGCAGGAGCACGCAACCTTTCTTTTACTG GTTGGACATTGGTGATGGTAAAGAAGTAAACCTTGAGAAGTGTCCAAGGAGCAAGCTTCAAAGCCAATGCATTCAATACCTTGGACCA AAAGAAAGGGAAGCATTTGAGGTGAATGTAGAAAGTGGCAAGCTCGTGTACCGCCAAACCGGATTGCTTGTTAACACCACGGATGATACGAGGTGGATTTTTGTGTTAAGCACTTCACGATCCTTGTATGTAGGGCAGAAGAAGAAGGGTGTTTTCCAGCACTCAAGTTTCCTAGCTGGAGGAGCTACAACAGCTGCTGGAAGATTAGTATCAGAAGATGGGGTTCTACAGGCAATATGGCCTTACAGTGGTCATTATCTCCCTACTGAGGACAATTTCAAAGAATTCATTAGTTTTCTTGAGGAGCATAATGTGGACTTAACAAATGTTAAG AGATGTTCAATAGATGATGATGATTCTTCATTCAAAGTTACCGATGAAGAGTGTAAACAAGAGGAGATGAAGGAAACCACCACGAACACAAAAGCTAATGAGGTTGATGGTcctattgataataataataaaaagacaacCAGTGATCAACAGGACAATATGGAAGTTAATGCAGCCATGTTGCAAGCTCCAGCATTTGATCTAAGCAAGCGTTTATCATGCAAGTGGGCAAGTGGATACGGTCCCCGTATTGGATGTGTGAGGGACTATCCAGCTGATTTACAATCTCGGGCACTAGAGCAAGTCAACTTATCGCCTCGGATCCATCCTGGCCTAGCAGGGAGTTGTGTTCCGATCCCTTCGCCGCGGCCGAGCCCAAAGGTTCGAGTCTCCCCAAGGCTTGCATACATGGGACTTCCTAGTCCAAGGGTAGCGGTTTCTACTTGTTAA